The Agrococcus sp. SGAir0287 DNA window CTCGTCCGACACCTCGCCCTCGTCGTCGACGTACGGCGCGAGGATGCCTGCGACGACGAGCTGCGGCGTCGCCTGGCCGAGCTGGGTGTTCACCTCGTAGGTGCCGGCGTACTCCTCCGACGACCACAGGTCGGCGGCGTCGGCAGGCGGATCGGTGACGGTCGACGCGTCATAGACGGTGACGATGGCCTGGTCGACGAGGGGCCAGTAGGCACCGTCGACCGGGTCGCCCGCATCCTGCGGCACCTCGTCCGACCACGACGGCTCGTAGGCCGTGATGGCGTCCTCGGCCTTCAGCGTCTCGAAGAACATCGTGTTGAGCCCGAAGACGACGTCGCCGACGGGGTTGTTCACCTCGGCGAGGATGCGGTTCGTGAGGTCGGCGCCCCCGAGCCCCACGATCTCGATCTCGAAGCCGGCCTCCTCGGCCTGCGCCGTGAGCCACTCCCCGCGGCCGTCGCCGTTCGAGTTCGTGTAGACGATCAGCGGTCCACCCGCATCGCCCGACCCTCCGTCGCCGCTCGCGCAGCCCGCGAGCGCGATGCCCGCCAGCGCCAGTCCTGCCGTCGCGCGCAGCGCGCGCCCCTGAAGTGCCTGCATGGTCTCTCCTCGTCGAAACGACCTCTCACCATGGAGAGTATCTACAACGGAGCGCTAAATCCATAGGTGCGGTCGCGCGTCCGCACCCACGCTAGGCGGCGCGGGTGAACGACGCCCGAGGAGCCGGTGAACGTGCGACGACGACGACGCCGCTGGCGTCGGGGTCAGCGACGCACGGCGGCCAGT harbors:
- a CDS encoding extracellular solute-binding protein; translation: MQALQGRALRATAGLALAGIALAGCASGDGGSGDAGGPLIVYTNSNGDGRGEWLTAQAEEAGFEIEIVGLGGADLTNRILAEVNNPVGDVVFGLNTMFFETLKAEDAITAYEPSWSDEVPQDAGDPVDGAYWPLVDQAIVTVYDASTVTDPPADAADLWSSEEYAGTYEVNTQLGQATPQLVVAGILAPYVDDEGEVSDEGWEAVEAYYANGSPAVEGTDLYARFQQGDVQYGVLPSGGIVARDAEYGTETAILPQADGVPFVTEQIGVIAGTQREEQAQEFIDWFGSAEVQGAFAQEFNAMPVNEIAAEQANPEVVELVGSVERADIDYALVREHIGSWVERIQLEYLP